The DNA segment ACCTATAGAGAAGCATTCAGATAAAATTCTTATGATGCAAAATTATAAGAATACGACCAATCAGAATTGGGCCGGTTCTACATATATAGTATCACTTAGCAGAACTGTTGATAAATCGCTATCTACTGCTGAGGATGAAAATGGCCAAAAGTATTATGATAATAAAATAGATTTGGTAGTATCTAGAAGTGATGGCAGCGTTTTTTTCAAAAAGACTTTTTATAAAACAGATTTTAAACAATATATAGATGACGGCGTAAGCAAAAAGGGTGCTTTGCTTGGGGTCGTTTTCGATAGAGTTGACGGACAGAATTTGATTTTTGGTGCTAGTATTGGTTCACCGGATAAAATAAGTGACGAATTTATTCCACTGGTTGTAAAACTTTCAAAGACAGGTACATTATCTATATCGAAAGATACAGACCTCGATACAGGAAGCGATATTGCAACTGACGAACAGGATGATTCTAACTAATAGTTCATCCAATTAGAAGAGAACAGTTCCCAAGCATCTCTTAATTCTGTCATCTTATCAAAGATAATATCCGCTCCCTCTTTTGCCAACATACTGTCGGGTAGGGGACCTGTATTAACAGCTACGGTAAATATTTTTGCAGCAACAGCAGCTCGGACACCTAGAGGTGCGTTTTCAACTACTATGCCTTCGTATGGTTCTACTCCAGCCTTCATTAGTCCCTTAAGATAAGGTTCTGGATTTGGTTTTCCTCTTTTTACATCAAAACTTGTTACCATTAGGTCTTCTCTGATAAGTTCCGGAAATTCTTCTTCTAGTTTCCCTAATAGTGATTTTTGTCCACTGCCTGTCACAACTACTATTTTCATTCCAGTGGCTTTAATCTTTCTCATCAGCTCCTCAACGCCTTCCATTTTATGGGCTTTAGGACAAGTACTGAAGAAATGGCATTTTTCAGCATATATTTTATCTGCTTCAGCGTCAGTAAGAGCTCTTCCCCATTGTTTGCCGGCTATGTGCTTTATTGTTTCAACACCTCTCATACCTTCGTATTGATAAGCTTCTTCTGGCGACATCTCGATACCGAATTTGGCCATTGACTTATGCCAACTTTGAGCGTGATTTGGCATTGAATCATATAACACACCGTCCATGTCAAAGAGGACTGCTTTTGGCTCAAATTTATTAAACCCGTTTTCAATAAGATATTGCTTGATATTCTTTTCGTACATATTTCAGCTTTATTACAGAGCTGCGAAGTTACTGATTTTATTCCACTTTACCTAAGTCTATAGTAAAATTGCGATGTTAAAGATTATTAACTATTTGATAAAATCTTTATAGTTGTTGATTTTTTATCTATATTTGCACCTTATATCATCATTGAAGATTACGTTATGCAAGGGATGAAGCATTTTATTGCTCTGGCAGCCATATTTTTGATAAGTGTTTGCTTATCAGCAAAAAACAAAAGTTTAGATTTAGGAATTCCCAAAGGACGTCCAATAGTTATTGTTGCTGATTGGAACCAACCTCCTTTTTTCTTTATCGACCAAAAAAATGGTACTCCTAAAGGATATTGTCTTGATTTACTTACTACTGCCTTGGACAAACTTGGGGTAAAATATGTTGTTAAAGTAGAAAGTTGGGATAAAAGTCTTGCAGATTTGGAGTCTGGTAAAGCCGATGTTACCTGTTCGTTTGACACATCCAATCAGAATAAAAAGTTATTCTTTGGTGAAAACATCAAACAGCTTCCTTTTTATATAGTCTGTCGTAAGAATAATCGCGACATACATAATATAGAAGACCTCAACGGCAAGAATGTTATAGTTAGGAAAGGTAGTATAATTAATGGCATCCTGAAAAAAAAGAACATATCATGTAATATCATAGGCGATACTACAATATCAAGAAACCTTGTCAAACTCAATGAAGGTCAATATGATGCTTGTTTCGCTAACAAACTTACATTAGAATATTATATAAAGAATTTAAAACTTGATAATCTTGAATGCAGACCAGTAAGACTTATACAGCAGGAAAATCGTATTGTTGGTAATAATGAGAATCTTGTACTTACCATATCTGATATGCTTTTCAAGATGTCTGTAGACGGTACTTATACAAATCTATCAAAGAAGTGGTTTTATGTTTATCAGGGTGTCAATATACCAACTCCTCTTTATGCAGTGCTAATATGCCTTCTAATAATAGCTGTGGTTTCTGTTATAGTAGTTCGTATCTTAACCAATAAGATAAGGAAGGCTAATGCACGGTTATTAGAGAAAGACCGCCGTATAAAACTGGCTTTGAAGGTTGGTGGAATACGGATTACGGAATATAACAGGAAAACAAATAAGTGTACCGTACTTGAAGGTGACTACAGCGAAAAAACTGTTATGACAGTAGATTATATCATCAATCATGTACATCCAGATGATAAAGAACGATTCTCCAGACTGATGGAAAATGTACAAAGGGGTTTGGTTCCTAAAGATCCTCTGGTATTCCGTTTCAATATAGCGGTAAGGAATCAGTGGCGGTATATACAGATTTACCTTACAAATATAAGAGATTCCCATGGTGGCATAGTTAGGACTATTGGTACACATATGGATATAACTGATCGTGTATTGTCTAGTATGGCATTAAAGGTTGAGAAAGAGAAAGCTCAAAGAGCCGATTATCTAAAGTCTGAGTTTCTTGCCAATATGAGTCATGAGATAAGGACTCCGCTAAATGCTATTATTGGATTCTCTGATGTGATAAGTCAGAAAATAGTCAGTGAGAAGGATATTGAAGAGTGTAGCGCCCTTATACATAAGAATAGCGACATGCTTCTTAATCTTATTAATGACATTCTTGATTTGTCACGTATAGAGAGTGGCGAGTTAGATATTGAAAATACAGAGTTTGATCTAACCGATGCAGTAAGGGGACTTTACCTATCAATAAAAAGCACTCATACCGATGATTCCAAGGTCGATTTCAGAATGTCTCTACCTTATAGCATATGTATTGTCAGTACAGATCGCAGACGAGTATTGCAGATTCTTACTAATTTTGTTACAAACGCATTCAAGTATACCGAAGAGGGGCACATTCTAATCGGCTATGAAAAAGAGAAAAATGGCATAAGGTTATATGTAGAGGATACCGGTAAAGGGCTTCCGGAAAATACAAAGGACAGTGTCTTTACCCGATTTGAGAAGTTGGGCAGTCATAAGCAAGGTACTGGTTTAGGACTTTCAATATGCAAGGCCATTGTTGAACATATGGATGGCCGAATAGGTGTTGATTCTGAAAAAGGAAAAGGCAGCACGTTCTGGGCATGGATTCCAACAGATGTCATCACTCCCAATAACGATAATTAGTTATATTCTTATTTATTTCTGTATTCTTGAGGTGTCATTGATGTAAGTCTCTTAAAAAACTTGCAGAAGAAGCTTGCGCTTGGAAAATTGAGCTCGTCAGTTATCTGTGTTACTTGCATGTCTGTATGCTTAAGCATAACCTTTGCTTCAGCTATCACCGATTGTTCTATCCATTCTTTTGCTGTTTTGCCGCTTGCCTCTTTTATCAGACTACCAATATATCTCTCTGAAAGGCACATCTTATCAGCATAAAAACTTATGTTGCGCTCTTTTTTACTATATTTGTGTAATAGAACCATGAAGTTGTTAAATATTTCCCTTTCTCTTGTTGTTTTTGTTTTAGTTTCTTCTGCATTCTTTCTTGACACATAGTCTAGTTCAGAATAAATTGCAGCTATGATATTTTCTGTTACTTCTTTGCTGTATTCACCACAATGTACAAAGTCCCATAATATTTTCATCATTCTGAACATCATGCCGTGTTCTTCTTCTGTAGGAAACAACAGTCTGTAAGAAAAGTCACCGATAAATGTCTGTGGTATGCGTCCGTTGAATATCATTTGCATAAACTCTTCTGTAATAGCTATGCCAATCATATTCAGATCTGGTGAGAAAGAGTAAGGTTGCATAATGGTATTACTTCCCAGATATATCATCATGCCCTTTTCCAGTTGGTGATCAATCAGATTGAGTTGCATTTTCGCATTACCGTTTAATACAAGTCCTACTCTTGGTTCAGCCAACCTGTATGGTTGGTTAAGTGAAAACAATTTGTCCTCTTCCGGATGTAGTAAATACATCATTGCGAATTCAGATGTAATATAAGTGATTTTGGTACTTAGTAGCAGACCTTCTGATATTATGTCACTGAGTCGCGGGAAGTTAAGTTTTATAGGCTCTTTTTTTTTCATTATTCTACATAAATTTCCTGCAAAGGTAATAAATAAATTAATCAGATGTCCTTTTTTTACGAAAAAAGTACAAAAAGAACATTAATGGCCAAAAGAAGATAACAGTTGGAATGTATAAAAGTTATATCTTTGCCGCCAGAAATAAAACAAAAAGAAGTATTACATGAAACGATTACTATTTTTATTAGCATTTGTGCAGATTGCAATTATTAGCAGTGCTCAACTCACGTTAGAGAAGTGTCATCAGATGGCTCACGACAACTATCCTTTGATACGTAGGTATAAACTTGTAGAACAGAGTCGTGATTTTACACTTTCAAATGCCACAACAGGCTATTTGCCTCAAATCAAGTTAGGCGCTAATTCCATTTATATAAGTGATGTCGTTGATTTACCTGCCAATCTCAAGTCGGGAGCATTTGATATGGGACATAACATGTACGGTGTTAATGTACAAGTCAACCAGACGATATATGATGGCGGCTACATATCATCTAATAAAAGGATTGCAAGAGCGCAGTCTGAAGTACAGAATAAGCAACTTGATGTCAATATGTATGATATAAACGAGCGAATAGACCAGATATATTTTGGCGTACTTATAATAGACGAACAGATCAAGCAGAACATGCTTCTGCAGAAAGACCTTGGCATAAGTTCAAAGACAATTGCGAGTATGATAAAGGGCGGTATGGCTAATCAGACAGATGCAGACGTTATAAAAGTAGAAGAGATAAAAGCCCAGCAACAAGAAAGTAGTTTGCGCGTATCACGGCGCACATATCTTTCAATGTTAGCCACATTCATAGGTTCGCAAATAGATGAAAAAACAGAATTGGAAAGACCTGAATTGGTCTCTGTAAGTGCCGAGAATCACCGTCCTGAACTGGATTTCTATTCATCACAGAATTCTCTGTTGAACGCTAAGCGTAAAGCTCTTGACGTAGCCTTAATGCCTAAGTTCAGCGCATTTGCAGTTGGCCTTTATAGTCATCAAATGACATCATTAGTAAATAATGCAATTTTTGGTGCAGGCATAACTATGAGCTGGAGTATAGGTTCGTTGTATACACGCAAGAATGATATACGAAAACTGGATATTGAGCATCAGCAGATAGAAAACGACCGTAATACTTTCTTATTTAATATACAGCTTCAAAATCAACAGTATAACGGTAATATAGAAAATCTCAAACAGCAGATATCACAAGATGACGATATAATAACCTTGAGAGACAATATTCGCAGTAAATCAGAGAAGAAAGTTCAGAATGGTACAGAGACTGTGAATGAGATGCTACGCGATATAAATGCTGTTAGTGAAGCCAGGCAGACAAAGGCTAATCATGAGATTCAACTGCTTAATGAAGTATACAGATTAAAGAATTTATTGAAAAATTGAAAATATAAGAATATGAAAACCAACTGTTTGATAATTTTAGCAGCAGCATTGATAATGACTGCATGCTCAGATAAAGAAAATAAGTTTGATGCCACCGGCACTTTCGAAGCTAC comes from the Xylanibacter oryzae DSM 17970 genome and includes:
- a CDS encoding DUF4738 domain-containing protein, producing MANTNVLGLLMIGVLMLASCGSKKNNGDIIAPKPIEKHSDKILMMQNYKNTTNQNWAGSTYIVSLSRTVDKSLSTAEDENGQKYYDNKIDLVVSRSDGSVFFKKTFYKTDFKQYIDDGVSKKGALLGVVFDRVDGQNLIFGASIGSPDKISDEFIPLVVKLSKTGTLSISKDTDLDTGSDIATDEQDDSN
- a CDS encoding ATP-binding protein, producing MKHFIALAAIFLISVCLSAKNKSLDLGIPKGRPIVIVADWNQPPFFFIDQKNGTPKGYCLDLLTTALDKLGVKYVVKVESWDKSLADLESGKADVTCSFDTSNQNKKLFFGENIKQLPFYIVCRKNNRDIHNIEDLNGKNVIVRKGSIINGILKKKNISCNIIGDTTISRNLVKLNEGQYDACFANKLTLEYYIKNLKLDNLECRPVRLIQQENRIVGNNENLVLTISDMLFKMSVDGTYTNLSKKWFYVYQGVNIPTPLYAVLICLLIIAVVSVIVVRILTNKIRKANARLLEKDRRIKLALKVGGIRITEYNRKTNKCTVLEGDYSEKTVMTVDYIINHVHPDDKERFSRLMENVQRGLVPKDPLVFRFNIAVRNQWRYIQIYLTNIRDSHGGIVRTIGTHMDITDRVLSSMALKVEKEKAQRADYLKSEFLANMSHEIRTPLNAIIGFSDVISQKIVSEKDIEECSALIHKNSDMLLNLINDILDLSRIESGELDIENTEFDLTDAVRGLYLSIKSTHTDDSKVDFRMSLPYSICIVSTDRRRVLQILTNFVTNAFKYTEEGHILIGYEKEKNGIRLYVEDTGKGLPENTKDSVFTRFEKLGSHKQGTGLGLSICKAIVEHMDGRIGVDSEKGKGSTFWAWIPTDVITPNNDN
- a CDS encoding HAD family hydrolase yields the protein MYEKNIKQYLIENGFNKFEPKAVLFDMDGVLYDSMPNHAQSWHKSMAKFGIEMSPEEAYQYEGMRGVETIKHIAGKQWGRALTDAEADKIYAEKCHFFSTCPKAHKMEGVEELMRKIKATGMKIVVVTGSGQKSLLGKLEEEFPELIREDLMVTSFDVKRGKPNPEPYLKGLMKAGVEPYEGIVVENAPLGVRAAVAAKIFTVAVNTGPLPDSMLAKEGADIIFDKMTELRDAWELFSSNWMNY
- a CDS encoding TolC family protein, producing the protein MKRLLFLLAFVQIAIISSAQLTLEKCHQMAHDNYPLIRRYKLVEQSRDFTLSNATTGYLPQIKLGANSIYISDVVDLPANLKSGAFDMGHNMYGVNVQVNQTIYDGGYISSNKRIARAQSEVQNKQLDVNMYDINERIDQIYFGVLIIDEQIKQNMLLQKDLGISSKTIASMIKGGMANQTDADVIKVEEIKAQQQESSLRVSRRTYLSMLATFIGSQIDEKTELERPELVSVSAENHRPELDFYSSQNSLLNAKRKALDVALMPKFSAFAVGLYSHQMTSLVNNAIFGAGITMSWSIGSLYTRKNDIRKLDIEHQQIENDRNTFLFNIQLQNQQYNGNIENLKQQISQDDDIITLRDNIRSKSEKKVQNGTETVNEMLRDINAVSEARQTKANHEIQLLNEVYRLKNLLKN
- a CDS encoding helix-turn-helix domain-containing protein: MKKKEPIKLNFPRLSDIISEGLLLSTKITYITSEFAMMYLLHPEEDKLFSLNQPYRLAEPRVGLVLNGNAKMQLNLIDHQLEKGMMIYLGSNTIMQPYSFSPDLNMIGIAITEEFMQMIFNGRIPQTFIGDFSYRLLFPTEEEHGMMFRMMKILWDFVHCGEYSKEVTENIIAAIYSELDYVSRKNAEETKTKTTREREIFNNFMVLLHKYSKKERNISFYADKMCLSERYIGSLIKEASGKTAKEWIEQSVIAEAKVMLKHTDMQVTQITDELNFPSASFFCKFFKRLTSMTPQEYRNK